The genomic region CTCTAAGGTCGATACTGGTCACATCCCCCAGATGTGGTTCTTTGTCGGTTGTGTCCATGTACCATTTAGCGAAATATGCTATATCTTTTTGGTAGGCATTCACCGTACTCAAGGCTAAACCGTTGTAACGAATCTCCTTCAAAAATTCACCTAAAACATTTCCCGAACAAATTTTCATGCGTTAAACCCCCTACTAGAAGCAAAAAACCCGGCTAACCGGGCCGTTTTTATTCGGGAAATGTATATTTATTGTATTTATTATACGTAATTATAGTATTAAAACAAGCAGGAATTAATTGCAAGATGTCGAAAATGCGAAAATGATGAAATAATATTTTAATCTAAAGGGTCTATGAAATGCAGCATGTTCCTACCAGAAAGAATGTATAGTTTGAATTTCCTGAAAAACAAAAATTTATGAATTCCTATTAGGACTTCTCCTCAATAGGACTGAACCGGTAGTTATTGCGCCACTTTCAGAGAAGGTTATCGCTACCAGCTACTTACGATGTTCTGAATATATTCCGGAATATCCCGGAGCAGATTGAGACATTCGGAATACATCGAGTTTGCCGAACAACAAAATGTGAATGAAAGGCAGAAAGAATGAGAAACTACTACACCCGCGTACGGGTATAGTAGTTTCTTTACTAATATAGTAATTCGACAAATTATAAGATTTTTCTCTAAGAACTGCCACACCGTAGTAGTTATACATTATCGAACTTTTAACATATATTGTATTTCTGTATACTATATGATTCAAATAAAACAAAACATCTTTATTAGGAAAAACTGGAATATTCTCTTACTGGTAGGAAGTTTCCCTACTTTCCTTGCTTTACCTAGGTCACAAAAAAATTTAACTTATGAGGTGATGCAAATTGAAACTTACGCTTAATGTAGCAACCGGACTTGGATCTGAGCTGGTTGCTAGATTATATGGTAGTTATGGCAGAAGAATTAGAGAAGTCGTAGGCAACTCAATTGATGCAGGTGCAAAAAATTTCTTTATGAATTTTGATGCATCAACACCAGAAGGAAAAATTACATTTTTAGATGACGGTTCAGGAATGACCGAAGAGATCATAATGTCGGAATTTCTAAAAATCGGTGGTAGTAGTAAGAGAAACGATCCTCATAAAATTGGTCGCATAGGGATAGGATTTCTTGCAATGGCCGGCTTAGGAAAAAAAATTAAAGTACAAACCCGTTCTAGAAAGGGCAAAGCTTTTCAGGAACTAACCCTTTCTATTGATACAGGCTATCTGTTCGATGAAAGTCTACGGAGTCAGGATATAACAAAAATAAATATTGCTGATATGCAAACAGGGATAACTATAGAAAAGCCCTTTGAAACCTTCACATATATTGAAATCACAAACCTGTCTAAGCCATTTCTAAATTATTTACTGAATAAGGAACACGATTTAAAGTTTGACTTAAGGAGAATCTTACCTCTACCCTATCCTGACAACTGTCCCTTATTTGATCATTTAAAAGAAACAGTCGAAGGTCAAAATTTAATGTCGTATCTTAAAAGTTTAAATACTATTTCCTTTTGGTATAGGGATACCGAACTTCTAAACAGGCTTGCTTATTATGAAGACGGCTGGGGGTGTGTTGGAAAAAAAGGTGGTAATCCGGAAATTTGGAATATATATATATTAGACACAAACATCCCCTCAAGCAATGGACAAGACATTAGTTTAAAGGGATATTTAATTCTAACAAGTAAAAACCCCATGGACAAATGGAGGGGTTTTGTATCCCGTGTAAAGAACGTAGCTGTTGAAGAGAATGGTCCTCTGAACCTTCCTGTAACACAACCAACATACTGGGCCAGGCATACGGGTGAATTATTTATAGACAATATTGATGACAATATGGCTCTAAACATGGATAGAACCTCATTTAACTATGAATTTGATGACATGATCAAAATTTCAGATAAGCTTGAGAAATGGGTAACACAAATATTCACCAAATCAGAAAAAATTCGGAGAGAGCGGACTTCCAGAAAATACAAAAAAAATCTCCCGAATCAGAAACCAGATCCAGATGAGGAAAACAAACAGCATGAAAATCAAAATAATTTTTCCGGAAATGCTTGTCCCCCACCCGCTCAAACAGGAGGAATTGCTTCTGAGAAAGAAGAAACCAACCAAAACCAGACTGACCATGAAGCAATAGCAATAGCTCCTGATAATGAAGGAAGTATTAAAGTGGAAACAGTAAATAAAACCAACATTACTACCACGATTAAATATAAGGGCTTTACTTGGTCAGTGTCCACAAAACTTTTTGAACATGAAAATTCCTTGGGTGATATAATCAGGGATACAAAAGATATTTATCTTAACTCCGGGAACCCTCTTATTTCCGAAGGTAATTCTGATATTATGAAACTCTGCGCATACTTTGTGCTGCTACAGAATCCTGCTGTGGATGAAATAGACCAAGGAGAAAAAGAAAAAATTGATAATGCGATATTGGTATTGACTAAGGCTCTCATTAAAGGAGTTGGGGCATAATGAGATTCGCCTTTGTATTCGGAGCAGGAGCATCTGCCGCGGAAGGTGCCCCCACGATTGCAAATTTTCTGTCTGAATCTTACCGGTTATATGGAAATAATGCTGAATTTACACTTATTTGGAATTTTATTAAAGAATCCTTTAGTAAACCAATAACCGGCTACCAAGATATGCAGGATAACTTCCCAAGTATTGATGAAATATTCTCTTTAATTGACTACTGTCTAATTTCAAACACTTCACTAACCAGGCAACACAGCATTGATTCTATCCATAAAATAAAAAGACAATTAATTTCACTTATGACCCGGACACTCCGGGAAATGGCCAAAAGTTATGATACTCACCTTGTTTTCTTAGAAAGACACCTAAATGCTTTTAAAGGCTGTGATATTATTTCTTTAAACTACGATACCCTGCTAGATAAAGCGCTGACCAGTATTGTTAAAGACAAGGTAAATTATGGATTTAGTTCAGAAAACTCTTTTGCACAAGTAAAAGGAAAATACAGATTATATAAGCTTCATGGCTCATTGAACTGGGGTAACTGTACTTTTTGTAAAAACATTACCATTTTTGACAGGGATGTTGCTCATGAGCTTGGGAGCAATTATCCGTGCAAAGAGTGCTCCCACCACAATCTTGAGCCAGTCATAATTACTCCAACTCTACTTAAAGATTACAATTACGCAAAATTACAAAATGTTTGGGACTCGGCTTTTAAAGTTATTTCCAAGTGTGATGTTTTGGTATTTATAGGTTATTCTCTTAATTTCGCAGACGTGTCCATTATTCATTTAATCAAAAGAGCAATTTCAGCAGGCGGCAATAAGCTAAAAAAAATTGTTGTCATTGATAAGGACACTTCTGATAACCCCTGCCCACCTACCTTATCAAGATATATTAAAATCTTTAACAAGGAAATAAAATACATCCGAGATGGTTTCCAAAAAGACCTGGATTTAATGAAAATCATTGAGCAATAGAAAACGAAATTCCTTAGAGACGTCTGTATCATCAAAGATATTAAAAGATGCCCCTCTCACCCGAGTATTTAAGGCCATCATAAACCTCTCTAGTTGATTATACTCATCCATCGAAATGTTGTTCAAATGGAGAAAGGGGTATAACTTGCCATTTAGGTCATGTAACTTAAAACCGCAATTTTCCAGAAGATATTTCTCATATTGATTGTAAATGTTAGAGCCGGGAACCGGTGTAAAAAGCATTGGTATTATTGATCCTACAGTTTTTGATGCATATAGAGTTGTTGAAATAACGTCTTCCAATGATTCTCCGGGAACCCCGAACAAAACAAACGCATTTACTTCCTGATTTCTTAAACTAAAACCAGCCTTTGAACAGAGTTGAACTGCATTATCAAAATCATCCAATCCCGTATGGCGACGATTCCACTTTTTATAGGATTCGATATTCACTGTCTCAAGGGGAAGGTAAACTTTTTTAAACCCTGCCCTTCTCATTAATTGTAAAGTGTTAAGGTCTAATGCCCGAGGTTCTATACCTTCGGGAGCAAATAATTCCAATTTAATTCCGTAATCTACGATTTGTTCAAGTATCTTACAAAAGTTATCTTTATAATAAAGAAGATTATCTTCGTAAAATGCAAACTGGTTTATACCAAAACGTTTGTGTTTTTCCATAATTTCTTCCATTACAACTTCAGCTGGACGAAAGCGCGGCCTTCCAGGGCCGTTTATTTTTTTCTGTGCACAATAGGAACAATTATACGGGCAGCCCCTACTTGCATGAAGTATCGCATATTGGACAGTTAAATTTGAGTTAGGGTTAAGGTTGGTTTCTGAAGAGGTATACAAAGATAGGTCCGTCCTTAGAT from Desulfotomaculum nigrificans DSM 574 harbors:
- a CDS encoding B12-binding domain-containing radical SAM protein — its product is MSKKNVLLINPPIYDVQYWAYWSQPHGLLKLATMLKEQLECNVLLLDCLETDSRRKVKKKLITNNYKNNFRKKWCFGITPTEVGKILTDYSKNNNLDEVWITSIMTYWWESTRDIAEIVSQIFPQAVIRIGGIYPTLCPEHVLENIPVITRKIEGKELVQQLIKEGIGQGENTVVVGEVPEASDLRTDLSLYTSSETNLNPNSNLTVQYAILHASRGCPYNCSYCAQKKINGPGRPRFRPAEVVMEEIMEKHKRFGINQFAFYEDNLLYYKDNFCKILEQIVDYGIKLELFAPEGIEPRALDLNTLQLMRRAGFKKVYLPLETVNIESYKKWNRRHTGLDDFDNAVQLCSKAGFSLRNQEVNAFVLFGVPGESLEDVISTTLYASKTVGSIIPMLFTPVPGSNIYNQYEKYLLENCGFKLHDLNGKLYPFLHLNNISMDEYNQLERFMMALNTRVRGASFNIFDDTDVSKEFRFLLLNDFH
- a CDS encoding SIR2 family protein, producing the protein MRFAFVFGAGASAAEGAPTIANFLSESYRLYGNNAEFTLIWNFIKESFSKPITGYQDMQDNFPSIDEIFSLIDYCLISNTSLTRQHSIDSIHKIKRQLISLMTRTLREMAKSYDTHLVFLERHLNAFKGCDIISLNYDTLLDKALTSIVKDKVNYGFSSENSFAQVKGKYRLYKLHGSLNWGNCTFCKNITIFDRDVAHELGSNYPCKECSHHNLEPVIITPTLLKDYNYAKLQNVWDSAFKVISKCDVLVFIGYSLNFADVSIIHLIKRAISAGGNKLKKIVVIDKDTSDNPCPPTLSRYIKIFNKEIKYIRDGFQKDLDLMKIIEQ
- a CDS encoding ATP-binding protein gives rise to the protein MKLTLNVATGLGSELVARLYGSYGRRIREVVGNSIDAGAKNFFMNFDASTPEGKITFLDDGSGMTEEIIMSEFLKIGGSSKRNDPHKIGRIGIGFLAMAGLGKKIKVQTRSRKGKAFQELTLSIDTGYLFDESLRSQDITKINIADMQTGITIEKPFETFTYIEITNLSKPFLNYLLNKEHDLKFDLRRILPLPYPDNCPLFDHLKETVEGQNLMSYLKSLNTISFWYRDTELLNRLAYYEDGWGCVGKKGGNPEIWNIYILDTNIPSSNGQDISLKGYLILTSKNPMDKWRGFVSRVKNVAVEENGPLNLPVTQPTYWARHTGELFIDNIDDNMALNMDRTSFNYEFDDMIKISDKLEKWVTQIFTKSEKIRRERTSRKYKKNLPNQKPDPDEENKQHENQNNFSGNACPPPAQTGGIASEKEETNQNQTDHEAIAIAPDNEGSIKVETVNKTNITTTIKYKGFTWSVSTKLFEHENSLGDIIRDTKDIYLNSGNPLISEGNSDIMKLCAYFVLLQNPAVDEIDQGEKEKIDNAILVLTKALIKGVGA